One window of the Eucalyptus grandis isolate ANBG69807.140 chromosome 8, ASM1654582v1, whole genome shotgun sequence genome contains the following:
- the LOC104415744 gene encoding esterase AGAP003155 isoform X2 → MTKSRTHEKPRILCLHGFRTSAKILETQIHKWPDSILEKLDLVYLDAPYPSMGQSSVEGIFDPPYFEWFQANQDFTEYENFEECITFIEDFMVKNGPFDGLLGFSQGATLAAALPGMQAEGLVLTKVPKIKFLILTSGAKFGGSKFGAPPLAANAFSCPVKCPSLHVIGENDLVKPDSIALLDSFVDPIIVHHLEDHTIPRLDNQSLEDVNNFIDKIQNHATA, encoded by the exons ATGACCAAAAGCCGAACCCATGAAAAGCCCAGGATTCTGTGCCTCCACGGGTTCAGAACGAGCGCTAAGATCCTCGAGACGCAGATCCATAAATGGCCCGACTCCATCCTGGAGAAGCTGGATCTGGTGTACCTCGACGCCCCGTACCCGTCCATGGGCCAGTCCAGTGTGGAGGGCATCTTCGATCCGCCTTACTTCGAGTGGTTCCAAGCCAATCAG GATTTTACAGAATACGAGAACTTTGAAGAGTGCATCACTTTCATTGAAGATTTCATGGTGAAGAACGGTCCCTTTGATGGTTTACTGGGTTTTTCCCAG GGAGCTACGCTAGCCGCAGCATTGCCAGGAATGCAGGCAGAG GGACTGGTACTCACGAAAGTGCCCAAGATCAAGTTTCTGATTTTAACTTCTGGGGCTAAGTTCGGTGGATCGAAATTCGGCGCACCTCCGCTGGCAGCTAACGCGTTTTCCTGTCCTGTCAAGTGCCCCTCTCTTCATGTTATAG GTGAGAATGATTTAGTGAAGCCAGACTCGATCGCTCTGCTCGATTCATTCGTGGATCCAATCATCGTCCATCACCTGGAGGACCACACAATCCCCAGACTTG ATAATCAAAGTCTGGAGGATGTCAACAATTTCATTGACAAGATCCAAAATCACGCTACTGCCTGA
- the LOC104415744 gene encoding esterase AGAP003155 isoform X3, whose translation MTKSRTHEKPRILCLHGFRTSAKILETQIHKWPDSILEKLDLVYLDAPYPSMGQSSVEGIFDPPYFEWFQANQDFTEYENFEECITFIEDFMVKNGPFDGLLGFSQGATLAAALPGMQAEGLVLTKVPKIKFLILTSGAKFGGSKFGAPPLAANAFSCPVKCPSLHVIGENDFLKLESIALLDSFVDPNVIHHPNGHTIPSLDDQNLEIVNNFIEKIRNLAAT comes from the exons ATGACCAAAAGCCGAACCCATGAAAAGCCCAGGATTCTGTGCCTCCACGGGTTCAGAACGAGCGCTAAGATCCTCGAGACGCAGATCCATAAATGGCCCGACTCCATCCTGGAGAAGCTGGATCTGGTGTACCTCGACGCCCCGTACCCGTCCATGGGCCAGTCCAGTGTGGAGGGCATCTTCGATCCGCCTTACTTCGAGTGGTTCCAAGCCAATCAG GATTTTACAGAATACGAGAACTTTGAAGAGTGCATCACTTTCATTGAAGATTTCATGGTGAAGAACGGTCCCTTTGATGGTTTACTGGGTTTTTCCCAG GGAGCTACGCTAGCCGCAGCATTGCCAGGAATGCAGGCAGAG GGACTGGTACTCACGAAAGTGCCCAAGATCAAGTTTCTGATTTTAACTTCTGGGGCTAAGTTCGGTGGATCGAAATTCGGCGCACCTCCGCTGGCAGCTAACGCGTTTTCCTGTCCTGTCAAGTGCCCCTCTCTTCATGTTATAG GCGAGAATGATTTCCTGAAGCTGGAGTCGATTGCTCTGCTCGATTCGTTCGTGGATCCGAACGTCATCCATCACCCGAACGGCCACACAATCCCCAGTCTCG ATGATCAAAATCTCGAGATTGTCAACAATTTCATTGAGAAGATCCGGAATCTCGCTGCTACATGa
- the LOC104415744 gene encoding esterase AGAP003155 isoform X1: MTESRALEKPRILCLHGFRMSAKILETQMHKWPESLLEKLDLVYLDAPYPSMGKSGAEGVFDPPYFEWFQGNQDYTEYENFKECIDFIEDFMVKNGPFDGLLGFSQGAVLAAALPGMQAEGLVFTKVPEIKFLILISGAKLGGSKFSAPPLAANAFSSPVKCPSLHVIGENDLVKPDSIALLDSFVDPIIVHHLEDHTIPRLDNQSLEDVNNFIDKIQNHATA, from the exons ATGACCGAAAGCCGAGCCCTTGAGAAGCCCAGGATTCTGTGCCTCCACGGGTTCAGAATGAGCGCTAAGATCCTCGAGACGCAGATGCATAAATGGCCCGAATCCCTCCTGGAGAAGCTGGATCTGGTGTACCTCGACGCCCCGTACCCATCCATGGGCAAGTCTGGCGCGGAGGGCGTCTTCGATCCGCCCTACTTCGAGTGGTTCCAAGGTAATCAG GATTATACAGAGTACGAAAACTTTAAGGAGTGCATCGATTTCATTGAAGATTTCATGGTGAAGAACGGTCCCTTTGATGGTTTACTAGGTTTTTCCCAG GGAGCTGTTCTAGCTGCAGCATTGCCAGGAATGCAGGCAGAG GGCTTGGTATTCACCAAGGTGCCTGAGATCAAGTTTCTGATTCTAATTTCCGGGGCTAAGCTCGGCGGATCAAAATTCAGCGCGCCTCCGCTGGCAGCTAACGCGTTTTCCTCTCCTGTCAAGTGCCCTTCTCTTCATGTTATAG GTGAGAATGATTTAGTGAAGCCAGACTCGATCGCTCTGCTCGATTCATTCGTGGATCCAATCATCGTCCATCACCTGGAGGACCACACAATCCCCAGACTTG ATAATCAAAGTCTGGAGGATGTCAACAATTTCATTGACAAGATCCAAAATCACGCTACTGCCTGA